Proteins found in one Alicyclobacillus cycloheptanicus genomic segment:
- a CDS encoding isocitrate lyase/PEP mutase family protein, translating into MSRQEKEWTRAEFRRRVEGRDNIVTAPGAYDALTAKLVQRSGFEAVYLSGAGVSYSTLGQPDLGLISFHEMLQALQRVRQGVAIPIIADADNGYGNALNVRRTVQMYEAAGAFAIQLEDQAYPKKCGHLAKKVLIPAKEGAMKIKAAVDARQDPNTLIIARTDALAVNGFADALERAKRYEDAGADVIFVEAPTGPEQMAELNRVIAAPCLANMVEGGKTPLLPNEELQKIGYRIVIYPNMVTRIVARHVERALASLRDHGSSQPLLQEMMLFPELNRLLGIEELNQLEQMYAVD; encoded by the coding sequence ATGAGTCGGCAGGAGAAAGAATGGACGCGAGCGGAATTTCGGCGGCGCGTGGAGGGACGGGACAACATTGTCACAGCACCTGGTGCATATGACGCCCTTACGGCGAAGCTGGTGCAGCGGAGTGGATTCGAGGCAGTGTACCTGAGCGGAGCTGGGGTCTCGTACAGTACGCTGGGGCAACCCGATTTAGGCCTCATCAGTTTTCACGAGATGCTGCAGGCGCTCCAACGCGTTCGTCAAGGCGTGGCGATTCCGATTATAGCTGATGCGGATAACGGGTACGGCAACGCTCTGAACGTGCGGCGAACGGTGCAGATGTACGAGGCAGCCGGTGCCTTCGCCATTCAGCTCGAGGACCAAGCATATCCCAAAAAATGTGGCCACTTGGCCAAGAAAGTGCTGATACCGGCAAAAGAAGGCGCAATGAAAATAAAGGCCGCAGTGGACGCACGTCAGGATCCGAATACGCTGATCATTGCCCGAACGGACGCGTTAGCGGTGAATGGATTTGCTGACGCGCTTGAGCGGGCGAAGCGATACGAGGATGCAGGGGCAGATGTCATTTTCGTTGAGGCACCGACGGGTCCCGAGCAGATGGCGGAATTGAATCGCGTGATTGCGGCGCCCTGCCTCGCGAATATGGTCGAAGGGGGAAAGACGCCCTTGCTTCCGAACGAGGAACTACAAAAAATCGGATATCGAATCGTGATTTACCCAAACATGGTCACCAGGATTGTCGCAAGGCATGTAGAGCGAGCCCTTGCAAGCTTACGAGACCATGGATCAAGCCAGCCGCTCCTGCAGGAAATGATGTTATTCCCTGAACTCAATCGTTTGCTGGGCATTGAAGAATTAAACCAACTAGAGCAGATGTACGCTGTCGATTGA
- a CDS encoding 3-isopropylmalate dehydratase small subunit, with protein sequence MNAILQGRGWKFGDNVDTDVIIPGQYLKFSGAELVAHVMEGVDPTFGRKVQAGDIIVAGKNFGCGSSRETAPGVLKDAGIAAVIAPFFARIFYRNAINLGLPVLECADAGRIDQEDVLEVRLMEGAIVNLTKSEQYTFRPFPQNVMDILQAGGLVKYLESRFANEGDAAR encoded by the coding sequence GTGAACGCGATACTGCAAGGACGTGGCTGGAAGTTCGGTGACAATGTCGACACAGACGTTATCATTCCTGGGCAGTACTTGAAATTCTCTGGGGCGGAACTGGTCGCGCATGTGATGGAAGGTGTGGATCCGACGTTTGGCCGAAAGGTTCAAGCTGGCGACATCATCGTCGCGGGGAAGAACTTTGGCTGTGGATCCAGCCGCGAGACGGCGCCTGGCGTACTGAAGGATGCCGGTATCGCCGCCGTGATCGCTCCATTCTTCGCGCGCATCTTTTATCGCAACGCAATCAATTTGGGACTGCCCGTGCTCGAATGTGCGGACGCTGGCCGGATTGATCAGGAGGATGTGCTCGAAGTCAGGCTGATGGAAGGCGCCATTGTAAACCTGACGAAGTCAGAACAGTATACGTTTCGCCCTTTCCCGCAAAACGTGATGGATATTCTGCAAGCAGGGGGGCTAGTGAAATACCTGGAAAGCAGATTCGCGAATGAAGGGGATGCAGCACGATGA
- a CDS encoding 3-isopropylmalate dehydratase large subunit encodes MGKTLVQKIAERASGVKDVQPGMIVTVNVDIAMMHDSTGPRRIGKTMEKLGRKVWNPDKVVLITDHFTPANDSVEAEILRITREFAKAQGIKRFHEAEGICHIVPVEMGYVRPGMMYVGADSHSTTAGAVGAFAIAVGSTDMLGIMVTGQTWIKVPETIRVTWKGNLPKGAMAKDMMLALISKMGGDGATYQAVEYTGTAVERLSMDERLVLSNMSIELGAKAGVIAPNQIVFDYLAERGVTEFDAVYADGDANYIREVVMDASALRPLVAKPHAPENVDTAKNLEDEGVRIHQAYIGACTGAKFTDLEAAAQVLRGRHVAPGVRLLVAPASVRVFRQAVEAGIVTTLLEAGAQFLPTGCGACAGLGHGILAAGEVCISSTNRNFPGRMGNRQSSVYLGSPATVAASAVAGYVADPATVAGTDAIGTEVAAVARGVAE; translated from the coding sequence ATGGGAAAGACACTGGTTCAGAAAATTGCCGAGCGGGCGAGTGGCGTGAAAGACGTGCAGCCAGGGATGATCGTCACGGTCAACGTAGACATCGCCATGATGCACGATTCCACCGGGCCTCGCCGCATTGGCAAAACGATGGAGAAATTGGGACGCAAGGTGTGGAATCCCGACAAAGTGGTACTCATTACGGACCATTTTACGCCTGCCAACGATTCCGTGGAGGCTGAAATTCTGCGGATTACGCGTGAATTTGCGAAGGCCCAAGGAATCAAACGTTTCCATGAGGCGGAGGGGATTTGTCACATTGTCCCCGTCGAAATGGGGTATGTTCGGCCCGGAATGATGTATGTGGGAGCCGATTCGCACAGCACGACTGCGGGAGCAGTCGGCGCATTTGCAATCGCAGTAGGGTCAACTGATATGCTCGGCATCATGGTCACGGGTCAAACGTGGATCAAGGTTCCAGAAACCATTCGGGTCACTTGGAAGGGAAATCTGCCGAAGGGTGCGATGGCCAAGGACATGATGCTCGCACTCATTTCCAAGATGGGTGGAGACGGTGCGACCTATCAAGCGGTTGAGTACACCGGCACGGCTGTGGAGAGGTTGTCCATGGATGAGCGCTTGGTTTTATCCAATATGTCGATCGAACTCGGAGCGAAGGCTGGAGTCATTGCACCTAACCAGATTGTTTTCGATTATCTGGCGGAGCGAGGCGTAACGGAGTTTGACGCGGTCTATGCAGACGGCGATGCAAACTACATTCGAGAAGTTGTAATGGATGCCTCGGCCTTAAGGCCGCTTGTGGCGAAGCCACACGCCCCAGAGAATGTCGACACTGCCAAAAACCTTGAAGATGAAGGCGTGAGGATTCATCAAGCCTACATCGGTGCCTGCACGGGAGCCAAGTTCACAGATTTGGAGGCTGCGGCACAGGTGCTGCGCGGGAGACACGTTGCGCCAGGGGTTCGTTTGTTGGTTGCGCCTGCTTCGGTTCGCGTATTCAGGCAGGCGGTGGAAGCGGGCATTGTCACGACCTTGCTAGAGGCTGGCGCGCAGTTTCTGCCAACGGGTTGCGGCGCATGTGCGGGGCTTGGACACGGTATTCTCGCTGCGGGAGAAGTGTGCATCTCGTCCACCAACCGAAATTTCCCGGGCAGAATGGGGAATCGACAGTCTTCGGTGTACCTTGGGTCGCCTGCAACTGTGGCCGCATCTGCCGTGGCAGGGTATGTGGCAGACCCGGCAACCGTGGCTGGTACGGATGCCATTGGTACAGAAGTGGCTGCAGTGGCACGGGGGGTGGCGGAGTGA
- a CDS encoding FAD-dependent oxidoreductase has product MAYLWDLEVDAVVVGAGACGLIAALRLAERGFDVVVLEKLAQLRGNTALSQGMIPAAGTRFQRELGIVDSPQMLYDDIMRKNGGTSDPVVTRAVSEIANTAVEWLVDRCGISLTVCTEFAYPGFSAFRMHAPSSRFGRDLLRSLETAAKRCPNLTLALQSPVRKLIPDEADGTRVRGVLVEQPDEPLRVKADAVVLACNGFGGNPDMVRTFIPEMADALYFGHEGNTGDGLRMARELGAIWASMHGYQGHASVAVPHGILITWGTVMTGGILLNQRGERFANELQGYSEMAAEVKRQPGGVAYELFDQAAYEAAYTVHDFRMAIEVGAVRRFETLDEYETAFHLPSQSVRNTLAEYHKNLDAEDAFGRPDCRPLQAPYYGIRIGPALFHTQGGLKINENAQVLRQDGTIFTNLYAGGGAAEGLSGDQPKGYLSGNGLLSAVALGYIAGTHAAGAITGVQ; this is encoded by the coding sequence GTGGCGTACCTCTGGGATCTCGAAGTCGACGCCGTTGTCGTCGGGGCGGGAGCATGCGGACTGATTGCGGCATTGCGCTTGGCGGAACGTGGGTTTGACGTCGTGGTTTTGGAGAAGCTGGCACAATTGCGAGGGAACACAGCACTCAGTCAAGGCATGATTCCGGCAGCGGGGACTCGCTTTCAACGAGAACTTGGAATTGTCGATTCACCTCAAATGCTCTATGACGACATCATGCGCAAAAATGGCGGTACGAGTGATCCGGTGGTGACGCGGGCGGTGAGTGAAATCGCCAACACAGCTGTTGAATGGCTGGTTGACAGATGTGGGATCTCCCTGACTGTCTGTACGGAGTTTGCCTACCCGGGTTTCAGTGCGTTCAGGATGCACGCGCCATCGTCCAGATTTGGGCGTGACCTGCTACGGTCACTGGAAACGGCGGCAAAGCGATGCCCCAACTTGACGCTGGCGCTCCAGTCGCCCGTCAGAAAACTGATTCCTGATGAGGCAGATGGTACTCGGGTTCGGGGCGTTCTTGTTGAACAGCCAGATGAACCGCTGCGTGTCAAGGCCGACGCGGTAGTGCTGGCGTGCAATGGCTTTGGAGGCAATCCGGACATGGTGCGCACGTTTATCCCGGAAATGGCTGACGCACTGTACTTCGGGCATGAAGGAAACACGGGCGATGGACTCCGGATGGCCAGGGAACTTGGCGCCATATGGGCATCGATGCACGGCTACCAGGGGCATGCTTCGGTTGCAGTTCCGCATGGCATTCTTATCACTTGGGGCACGGTCATGACGGGTGGCATTTTGCTGAATCAAAGGGGCGAAAGGTTCGCGAATGAACTACAGGGATATTCCGAAATGGCGGCGGAGGTGAAACGCCAACCCGGTGGTGTCGCGTATGAGCTGTTCGATCAAGCCGCCTATGAAGCCGCCTATACCGTCCACGATTTTCGAATGGCCATTGAGGTAGGTGCGGTCCGGCGATTTGAGACACTCGATGAATACGAGACTGCCTTTCATTTGCCAAGTCAGTCCGTGAGAAACACGCTCGCCGAGTATCACAAGAACCTGGACGCGGAAGATGCGTTTGGCCGGCCGGATTGTCGACCACTGCAGGCACCCTATTATGGAATTCGCATCGGGCCAGCGTTGTTTCATACGCAAGGCGGATTGAAGATCAACGAAAACGCTCAAGTCTTGCGTCAAGACGGGACGATATTCACGAACCTGTACGCCGGAGGCGGTGCGGCAGAGGGCCTCTCAGGCGACCAGCCGAAGGGGTACCTGTCCGGGAATGGACTGCTTTCCGCTGTGGCGCTCGGGTACATCGCCGGTACGCATGCAGCGGGCGCCATCACAGGAGTTCAATGA
- a CDS encoding IS1595 family transposase, whose product MHLLEFQERFATEMACDEYLFAQRWPDGFVCPHCGGRDYSEVISKARRHAEDRMPLLQCKACTRQTSVTAGTLFHKTKTDLRKWFLAVYLVANDKRGVAATTIARNIGVSYPTAWSMLNKIRQAMADRNARYQLGGLVQIDDAFFGGESHGEGKRGRGSDQDPVIVAVEVERHKPKHIMLAMVPDLTRQTVSAVLSERLQSSCVWETDGSTTYAACAKELEPASHIVTKSGTPEAHETFEWIDKIISLAKAFINGTYHGRMEYRQSYLEEFVYRFNRRHFGHRLVERLLFTCANTKPVNI is encoded by the coding sequence ATGCATTTGCTTGAGTTTCAGGAACGGTTTGCTACGGAAATGGCCTGCGATGAATATCTTTTCGCTCAGCGTTGGCCCGACGGATTTGTATGTCCGCATTGTGGAGGTAGGGATTACTCGGAAGTTATCTCGAAAGCCCGTCGTCACGCCGAGGATCGAATGCCCCTACTGCAATGCAAAGCCTGCACTCGACAAACTTCCGTGACGGCCGGGACACTGTTTCACAAGACGAAGACTGATCTACGCAAGTGGTTTCTGGCGGTGTACCTGGTGGCCAATGACAAACGTGGCGTGGCGGCCACAACGATTGCCCGGAATATCGGGGTGTCGTACCCGACAGCCTGGAGCATGTTGAATAAAATTCGGCAGGCGATGGCTGATCGGAATGCCCGGTACCAGTTGGGTGGCCTCGTGCAAATCGACGATGCCTTTTTCGGTGGAGAGAGCCACGGAGAAGGCAAGCGTGGACGGGGTTCGGATCAGGATCCGGTTATTGTAGCGGTGGAAGTAGAGCGTCACAAGCCGAAGCATATCATGCTGGCCATGGTGCCCGATCTCACTAGGCAGACGGTTTCAGCCGTGTTGTCCGAGCGGCTACAGTCTTCGTGCGTATGGGAAACTGACGGCAGCACGACCTATGCCGCTTGCGCCAAGGAACTGGAACCGGCATCCCATATCGTCACGAAATCGGGGACTCCGGAGGCGCACGAGACGTTCGAATGGATTGACAAGATCATCAGCCTTGCGAAGGCGTTCATCAATGGCACCTACCACGGTCGTATGGAGTATCGGCAGAGTTATCTTGAGGAATTTGTGTATCGGTTCAATCGAAGGCATTTCGGGCATCGACTGGTAGAACGATTGTTGTTTACTTGTGCGAACACAAAGCCTGTAAATATCTAG